The proteins below are encoded in one region of Micromonospora pisi:
- a CDS encoding ATP-binding cassette domain-containing protein, which translates to MRLDDVWLRYRRGAPWVLRAVQLDLAPAEAAVVLGRNGVGKSTLLQLAAGVLRPTRGAVRDRPRVVGWVPERFPADQPFTIDQYLTAVARMRGLPASEAGRVVTAWTERLGVRRYGDVRLPELSKGTAQKVGLAQALLVRPDLLILDEPWEGLDVTAREMVPDLIAEVRDAGGSVLVSDHRGETVRLPGATQWLVDEGAVIVATPSPSSESSVVEIVVPTADAAGTVAALRAAGHQVLGVRPAVSASAAVAEPERGGLTGSGLTA; encoded by the coding sequence ATGCGTCTCGACGATGTCTGGCTGCGCTACCGGCGCGGTGCGCCGTGGGTGTTGCGCGCGGTCCAGCTCGATCTCGCACCGGCTGAGGCCGCGGTGGTACTCGGCCGTAACGGGGTGGGAAAGTCCACTCTGCTGCAACTGGCCGCCGGAGTGCTCCGGCCGACCCGGGGCGCGGTGCGGGACCGGCCCCGTGTGGTCGGATGGGTGCCCGAGCGCTTCCCGGCAGACCAGCCCTTCACCATCGACCAGTACCTGACCGCCGTCGCACGGATGCGAGGGCTTCCGGCTTCGGAGGCCGGGCGCGTGGTCACGGCCTGGACCGAACGGCTCGGCGTGCGCCGGTACGGCGACGTGCGGCTGCCGGAGTTGTCCAAGGGCACCGCGCAGAAGGTCGGCCTCGCCCAGGCGCTGCTGGTCCGGCCGGATCTGCTGATCCTGGACGAGCCCTGGGAGGGGCTCGACGTGACCGCCCGGGAGATGGTGCCGGACCTGATCGCCGAGGTCCGGGACGCGGGAGGTTCGGTACTGGTGAGTGATCACCGAGGGGAGACGGTGCGGCTGCCCGGGGCGACCCAGTGGCTCGTGGACGAGGGGGCCGTCATCGTGGCGACGCCGTCGCCGTCCAGCGAGAGCAGCGTGGTGGAGATCGTGGTCCCGACCGCCGATGCCGCGGGGACCGTGGCCGCTCTGCGTGCCGCCGGCCACCAGGTCCTCGGGGTACGGCCGGCCGTGTCCGCGTCGGCCGCCGTGGCCGAGCCGGAGCGGGGCGGGCTGACCGGGAGCGGGTTGACGGCATGA
- the rplJ gene encoding 50S ribosomal protein L10, giving the protein MADKPVRADKATAVAELTEHFRSSGATVLTEYRGLTVAQLTQLRRSLGRDTTYSVTKNTLAKRAATDAGIEGLDELFTGPTALTFVGGDVVEAAKGLRDFAKANPKLVIKGGVFEGKAITAAEVTKLADLESREVLLAKLAGAMKGSLSKAAALFQAPLSKTARLAAALQDKREKEGAEQA; this is encoded by the coding sequence ATGGCGGACAAGCCGGTTCGGGCCGACAAGGCCACGGCCGTTGCCGAACTCACCGAGCACTTCCGTAGCTCGGGTGCCACCGTGCTGACCGAGTACCGCGGCCTGACGGTCGCCCAGCTGACCCAGCTGCGGCGCTCGCTGGGGCGTGACACCACGTACTCGGTCACGAAGAACACGCTGGCCAAGCGTGCTGCGACGGACGCTGGCATCGAGGGTCTCGATGAGCTGTTCACCGGTCCTACCGCGCTGACCTTCGTCGGCGGCGACGTCGTCGAGGCGGCCAAGGGTCTGCGTGACTTCGCGAAGGCGAACCCGAAGCTCGTCATCAAGGGTGGCGTCTTCGAGGGCAAGGCCATCACCGCGGCGGAGGTCACCAAGCTCGCTGACCTCGAGTCCCGCGAGGTGTTGCTGGCCAAGCTGGCCGGCGCGATGAAGGGCAGCCTGAGCAAGGCCGCGGCGCTGTTCCAGGCGCCGCTGTCCAAGACCGCCCGCCTCGCGGCGGCGCTGCAGGACAAGCGCGAAAAGGAGGGCGCGGAGCAGGCCTGA
- the rplA gene encoding 50S ribosomal protein L1, translating into MQRSKNYRKATEVVDRDHLYTPAEAVKLAKETTRVKFDATVEVAMRLGVDPRKADQMVRGVVNLPHGTGKTARVIVFAAGAKAEEALAAGADEVGSDELVARIQEGWLDFDAAIATPDQMAKIGRIARILGPRGLMPNPKTGTVTMDVTKAVSDIKGGKITFRVDKHSNLHLIIGKASFSEAQLIDNYAAVLDEVLRAKPSAAKGKYLKKVTVTTTMGPGVPVDPNVVKNLQGDSAEA; encoded by the coding sequence ATGCAGCGCAGCAAGAACTACCGCAAGGCCACCGAGGTCGTCGACCGGGATCACCTGTACACCCCGGCCGAGGCGGTCAAGCTCGCCAAGGAGACCACCCGGGTCAAGTTCGACGCCACGGTCGAGGTCGCGATGCGCCTCGGCGTCGACCCGCGTAAGGCGGACCAGATGGTCCGTGGCGTGGTGAACCTGCCGCACGGCACCGGCAAGACCGCTCGTGTGATCGTCTTCGCCGCTGGCGCGAAGGCCGAAGAGGCCCTCGCCGCCGGTGCCGACGAGGTCGGTTCCGACGAGCTGGTCGCCCGGATCCAGGAGGGCTGGCTCGACTTCGACGCCGCCATCGCCACCCCGGACCAGATGGCCAAGATCGGCCGGATCGCGCGGATCCTGGGCCCGCGCGGCCTGATGCCGAACCCGAAGACCGGCACCGTGACCATGGATGTCACCAAGGCGGTCTCGGACATCAAGGGTGGAAAGATCACCTTCCGGGTGGACAAGCACTCCAACCTGCACCTGATCATCGGCAAGGCGTCCTTCTCCGAGGCGCAGCTGATCGACAACTACGCCGCGGTCCTCGACGAGGTGCTGCGCGCCAAGCCGTCCGCGGCCAAGGGCAAGTACCTGAAGAAGGTCACCGTCACCACCACCATGGGCCCCGGCGTGCCGGTCGACCCGAACGTGGTGAAGAACCTCCAGGGAGACTCGGCCGAGGCCTGA
- the secE gene encoding preprotein translocase subunit SecE produces the protein MAESNRRGEDAADDDRLDDETIDDAVDDDADEGEEPVSRGGTATRSRTKAESADSRPKAKSETQRVGFFGRIARFFREVVAELRKVIWPTRKELLTYTAVVVVFVAVMLTIVAGLDYGFAQGVLWVFGNPS, from the coding sequence GTGGCCGAGAGCAACCGGCGCGGCGAGGACGCCGCGGACGACGACCGCCTCGATGACGAGACGATCGACGACGCTGTCGACGATGACGCCGACGAGGGCGAGGAGCCGGTCTCGCGAGGTGGCACCGCCACCCGTTCCCGGACCAAGGCCGAGTCGGCCGACAGCCGGCCGAAGGCCAAGTCGGAAACCCAGCGCGTGGGATTTTTCGGCCGGATCGCCCGGTTCTTCCGCGAGGTCGTGGCCGAACTGCGTAAGGTCATCTGGCCAACCCGGAAGGAACTGCTGACCTACACCGCCGTGGTGGTCGTCTTCGTCGCCGTGATGCTGACGATCGTGGCCGGGCTGGACTACGGGTTCGCCCAGGGCGTGTTGTGGGTCTTCGGTAACCCCAGCTGA
- the rpmG gene encoding 50S ribosomal protein L33: protein MAKATDVRPKITLACVECKERNYITRKNRRNDPDRIELKKFCPRDGKHTVHRETR, encoded by the coding sequence GTGGCGAAGGCGACCGATGTCCGTCCGAAGATCACTTTGGCGTGTGTGGAGTGCAAGGAGCGCAACTACATCACGCGTAAGAACCGCCGTAACGACCCGGACCGTATCGAGCTGAAGAAGTTCTGCCCCCGGGACGGCAAGCACACCGTGCACCGCGAGACCCGCTAG
- a CDS encoding MaoC family dehydratase produces the protein MELPVKTFRVTRADLIRYAGASGDFNPIHWSDRFATKVGLPGVIAHGMFTMALVGRAVTEWAGSPDAVVEYGVRFTRPVLVPDDDQGTEIEVRAVVRDTPEPGLTRLDLTATCLGEKVLAQARATIRGSLAAG, from the coding sequence GTGGAACTGCCGGTGAAGACCTTCCGGGTGACCCGGGCCGACCTGATCCGCTACGCGGGCGCCTCGGGCGACTTCAACCCGATCCACTGGAGCGACCGGTTCGCCACCAAGGTCGGCCTGCCCGGTGTGATCGCCCATGGGATGTTCACCATGGCGCTGGTGGGGCGGGCGGTGACGGAGTGGGCCGGGAGCCCTGACGCCGTGGTCGAGTACGGCGTCCGGTTCACCCGCCCGGTGCTGGTGCCGGATGACGACCAGGGCACCGAGATAGAGGTGCGTGCCGTCGTTCGGGACACCCCTGAACCAGGCCTGACCAGGCTCGACCTGACCGCGACCTGCCTCGGAGAGAAGGTGCTCGCGCAGGCGCGGGCGACCATCCGGGGTTCGCTCGCCGCTGGCTGA
- a CDS encoding MFS transporter, with the protein MAALRQYLGVWRIPGAPMLLVTGIIGRLGIGMTPLALLLVVEQVTGRYALAAAAGAAYALAGATLSPVAGRIADRIGPTPVLVVTAVAHPLALVGLVLATRGGAEALTPIYLMSAVAGATYPPLTAAIRGAWNDLTEPGSGRYGLRNTALAAETSLFEVVFVLGPLLVALFVLLADATAALLGAAVVTLVGTLAVALGRVMRGWRPHPTTAHATGLGPLRSGGFAALLLCAAGLGVAFGAAGVAIPAYASAHVSGDEESVAGILLAVWGVGSAVGGIWFGTRATAPNMTRQFAGLLTAVAASFVLFALMPHPVALGVALVIGGATIAPALTLENTMVGRISPGSMLNEAYTWMVTVSVAASAAGGAVAGLIVDQVGVPWAFLFAGAAVAVAAGVAAPRSGPISRAEAREAVRVEQALAAELV; encoded by the coding sequence GTGGCTGCGCTGCGTCAATATCTGGGAGTCTGGCGAATCCCCGGCGCGCCGATGCTGCTGGTCACCGGGATCATCGGGCGGCTCGGCATCGGCATGACCCCACTGGCGCTGCTCCTGGTCGTCGAACAGGTCACCGGCCGGTACGCCCTCGCCGCAGCGGCCGGGGCGGCGTACGCCCTCGCCGGCGCCACGCTCAGCCCGGTCGCCGGCCGGATCGCCGACCGGATCGGGCCGACCCCCGTCCTCGTGGTCACCGCCGTCGCGCACCCGCTCGCACTGGTGGGACTGGTGCTCGCCACCCGGGGCGGGGCGGAGGCGCTCACCCCGATCTACCTCATGTCGGCTGTCGCCGGGGCGACGTACCCACCGCTGACCGCCGCCATCCGGGGCGCCTGGAACGACCTCACCGAACCCGGTTCCGGTCGGTACGGGCTGCGCAACACCGCGCTCGCCGCCGAGACGTCCCTGTTCGAGGTGGTGTTCGTCCTCGGCCCACTGCTGGTCGCGCTCTTCGTACTCCTGGCCGACGCCACCGCCGCCCTGCTCGGCGCGGCCGTGGTGACCCTTGTCGGCACCCTCGCGGTCGCGCTCGGCCGGGTCATGCGCGGCTGGCGACCCCATCCGACCACCGCACACGCCACCGGCCTCGGGCCACTGCGGTCGGGCGGGTTCGCCGCCCTGCTGCTCTGCGCGGCCGGCCTCGGCGTCGCATTCGGCGCGGCCGGGGTCGCCATCCCGGCGTACGCCTCGGCCCACGTCTCCGGCGACGAGGAGAGTGTCGCCGGCATACTGCTCGCGGTCTGGGGGGTCGGCAGCGCCGTCGGCGGCATCTGGTTCGGCACCCGGGCCACCGCGCCGAACATGACCCGCCAGTTCGCCGGGCTGCTCACTGCGGTCGCGGCCAGCTTCGTCCTCTTCGCGCTGATGCCGCACCCGGTGGCGCTCGGTGTCGCGCTGGTGATTGGTGGGGCGACCATCGCGCCCGCGCTCACCCTGGAGAACACCATGGTCGGGCGGATCTCACCGGGCAGCATGCTCAATGAGGCGTACACCTGGATGGTGACCGTGTCGGTGGCCGCGAGCGCGGCCGGCGGCGCGGTCGCCGGGCTCATCGTGGACCAGGTGGGCGTGCCGTGGGCGTTCCTCTTCGCCGGCGCGGCGGTGGCCGTCGCGGCCGGGGTCGCGGCGCCACGCTCGGGGCCGATCTCCCGGGCCGAGGCCCGGGAGGCGGTACGGGTCGAGCAGGCCCTCGCCGCCGAACTGGTCTAG
- the nusG gene encoding transcription termination/antitermination protein NusG, translating into MPEYDETAGSADEQSAVATAAGDESVEAASEPDFDEISESEPDEDYDPVAELRQKLRYAPGDWYVVHSYAGYENKVKTNLETRITSLDMEEFIFQVEVPTREEVEVKNGKRSQVQAKVFPGYILVRMELTAESYSCVRNTPGVTGFVGATDRVDRPAPLSLDEVLKWLAPAVEAETKGGKAKPEIRVLDFEVGDSVTVTDGAFASLPATISEINPDQQKLKVLVSIFGRETPVELNFNQVAKI; encoded by the coding sequence GTGCCTGAGTACGACGAGACCGCCGGATCCGCGGACGAGCAGTCCGCGGTGGCGACGGCGGCCGGTGACGAGTCGGTCGAGGCCGCCAGCGAGCCGGATTTCGATGAGATCAGCGAGTCGGAGCCGGACGAGGACTACGACCCCGTCGCGGAGCTGCGGCAGAAGCTGCGTTACGCACCGGGCGACTGGTACGTGGTGCACTCCTACGCCGGTTACGAGAACAAGGTCAAGACCAACCTGGAGACCCGGATCACCAGCCTCGACATGGAGGAGTTCATCTTCCAGGTCGAGGTGCCGACCCGGGAAGAGGTAGAGGTCAAGAACGGCAAGCGGTCCCAGGTGCAGGCCAAGGTCTTCCCCGGCTACATCCTGGTCCGGATGGAGCTGACCGCGGAGTCCTACTCCTGCGTCCGGAACACCCCCGGCGTCACCGGCTTCGTCGGGGCGACGGACCGGGTCGACCGGCCGGCGCCGCTGTCGCTGGACGAGGTGCTCAAGTGGCTCGCTCCGGCCGTGGAGGCCGAGACCAAGGGCGGCAAGGCCAAGCCTGAGATCCGGGTGCTCGACTTCGAGGTGGGCGACTCCGTCACCGTTACCGACGGCGCCTTCGCCTCCCTGCCGGCGACGATCAGCGAGATCAATCCGGACCAGCAGAAGCTCAAGGTGCTGGTCTCGATCTTCGGTCGGGAGACGCCGGTGGAGCTCAACTTCAACCAGGTCGCCAAGATCTAG
- the rplL gene encoding 50S ribosomal protein L7/L12 — translation MAKLSTDELLDAFKEMTLIELSEFVKQFETTFEVTAAAPVAVGVAGPAGPAAEAEPEQDEFDVILEADGGKKIQVIKVVRELTGLGLKEAKDLVEGAPKAVVEKVNKETADKAKAKLEAEGAKVTLK, via the coding sequence ATGGCGAAGCTCAGCACCGACGAGCTGCTCGACGCGTTCAAGGAAATGACGCTGATCGAGCTGTCGGAGTTCGTGAAGCAGTTCGAGACCACCTTCGAGGTCACCGCGGCCGCCCCGGTCGCCGTCGGCGTTGCCGGCCCGGCCGGCCCGGCCGCCGAGGCGGAGCCGGAGCAGGACGAGTTCGACGTCATCCTCGAGGCTGACGGCGGCAAGAAGATCCAGGTCATCAAGGTCGTGCGTGAGCTGACCGGCCTGGGCCTGAAGGAGGCCAAGGACCTCGTCGAGGGCGCGCCGAAGGCCGTCGTCGAGAAGGTCAACAAGGAGACCGCCGACAAGGCCAAGGCCAAGCTCGAGGCCGAGGGCGCGAAGGTCACCCTCAAGTAG
- a CDS encoding MaoC family dehydratase N-terminal domain-containing protein, giving the protein MSLDPSFVGRSYPPTAPYQVGREKIREFATAIGATDPAYHDPEAARALGHGDVVAPPTFPVIVTMAASQQLIDDPALGIDYSRVVHGDQRFAYARPVVAGDELVCVNTVEEITSRGGHDFLTTRTDVSTAAGEPVVTVWSKLVVRGES; this is encoded by the coding sequence ATGTCGTTGGACCCTTCTTTTGTTGGCCGCAGTTATCCGCCGACCGCTCCGTACCAGGTGGGGCGGGAGAAGATTCGTGAGTTCGCCACGGCGATCGGCGCGACCGATCCGGCGTACCACGACCCGGAGGCCGCCCGCGCGCTCGGTCACGGCGACGTGGTCGCGCCGCCGACCTTTCCGGTGATCGTCACGATGGCGGCGAGCCAGCAGCTCATCGACGATCCGGCGCTCGGTATCGACTACAGCCGGGTGGTCCATGGTGACCAGCGTTTCGCCTACGCCCGCCCGGTGGTGGCCGGGGACGAACTCGTCTGCGTCAACACCGTGGAGGAGATCACGTCCCGTGGGGGCCACGATTTCCTGACCACCCGGACGGACGTCTCGACCGCTGCCGGCGAGCCGGTGGTCACCGTCTGGTCAAAGCTTGTCGTACGCGGGGAGAGCTGA
- the rplK gene encoding 50S ribosomal protein L11, which yields MPPKKKLVKTFTLQLPAGQATPAPPVGPALGQHGVNIMEFCKSYNSQTESQRGDIVPAEISVYEDRSFTFVLKTPPAARLLIKAAGVAKGSGVPQSEKVGSVTRAQLREIAEKKMADLNANDIEQAEKIIAGTARSMGITVK from the coding sequence ATGCCTCCGAAGAAGAAGCTCGTCAAGACGTTCACGCTTCAGCTGCCGGCGGGCCAGGCCACCCCGGCGCCGCCGGTCGGCCCGGCGCTCGGTCAGCACGGCGTCAACATCATGGAGTTCTGCAAGTCGTACAACTCGCAGACCGAATCGCAGCGCGGTGACATCGTCCCCGCTGAGATCAGCGTGTACGAGGACCGGTCCTTCACCTTCGTGCTGAAGACCCCGCCCGCCGCGCGCCTGCTGATCAAGGCCGCCGGTGTGGCCAAGGGTTCCGGCGTGCCGCAGAGCGAGAAGGTCGGCTCGGTCACCCGTGCCCAGCTGCGTGAGATCGCCGAGAAGAAGATGGCCGACCTCAACGCGAACGACATCGAGCAGGCCGAGAAGATCATCGCCGGCACCGCCCGGTCGATGGGCATCACCGTCAAGTGA
- a CDS encoding putative bifunctional diguanylate cyclase/phosphodiesterase: MAGRQSSPRRSAEHAWFITGPLAILAVIWSTALGILDVAPEAESRVVGPVAYWLIALVLTVAMVVTEGSMFHFVIRRQAFGVTITEIPLVLVMYFLHPLTVVLVFTLASVITQVRRKFGTAKAYFNVAKTAAATSLAGLVLHALPEMDGVGPRTWGILAAGVSTITLVTLAAVIGVITLMQGSQAGWEVARTAAPNLLVAMANVALGLIVLIALVTTWWSLLLLAVLAGGLALLGRSYAHFFRQHRTLADIYDLTRAMTRSGQDGTLADVMLGRVRALMQAEYATLWLPAQGRHPEVLLTARIDDPGLLDIDRTPPVVRARAQQEKQTIAVGKRLEDDEKMRPALRAAGVKDVIVAPLRSGQAVIGTLEVVNRLGDTTHFVPGDVPIFETIAAHAAVALENSRLVDRLRHDAYHDGLVNLPNRRRMTEAMEEAVRVRAPGEVVAMLLFDVDGLRQVNETLGHAAGDKVLTEVASRLRSSAPAAALVGRVGGDEFLVMLRVENAETATELAAELREQIQDQMVFGTLVLDVDTAVGVVVHPDHGNDPETLLRRVDLAATAAKSTPGSIQLFNPALESRSMHRLGLAGDLRRALDNNELEVYFQPKVTLDDRRLVGVECLARWEHPAHGPVSPEDFVAVAEHTGQLERLTEAVLREGLRRSRDWTAGGGALAVSVNLSARTLIDQHFPDRVQELLTEYGVAPELLTFEIKEAGVLDGTNRPMPTLRRLREVGVRLSVDDFGTGYSSLSYLRRLPVDEVKVDRSFVQGMATDPVDLAIVNAVVTLSQQFGLSVVAEGVESELTLELLQDIGCQIGQGFLFSRPLPYERLEAWFGAQAEPETSSSHDVRRLRAVP, from the coding sequence ATGGCCGGGCGGCAGTCATCGCCACGACGATCCGCTGAGCACGCCTGGTTCATCACCGGTCCGTTGGCGATCCTGGCGGTGATCTGGTCCACTGCTCTGGGCATCCTGGACGTCGCGCCCGAGGCGGAGTCCCGCGTCGTCGGTCCGGTCGCGTACTGGCTGATCGCGCTCGTCCTGACGGTCGCCATGGTGGTGACCGAGGGGTCGATGTTCCACTTCGTCATCCGGCGCCAGGCGTTCGGTGTCACCATCACCGAAATCCCGCTGGTGCTGGTGATGTACTTCCTGCACCCGCTGACCGTCGTGCTGGTCTTCACCCTGGCGTCCGTGATCACCCAGGTCAGGCGCAAGTTCGGCACCGCGAAGGCCTACTTCAACGTGGCGAAGACGGCGGCCGCGACGTCACTGGCCGGGCTCGTCCTGCACGCGCTTCCGGAAATGGACGGCGTCGGGCCGCGTACCTGGGGCATCCTCGCCGCCGGCGTGAGCACGATCACCCTGGTCACCCTCGCCGCGGTGATCGGTGTCATCACGCTGATGCAGGGCTCGCAGGCGGGCTGGGAGGTGGCCCGGACCGCCGCGCCGAACCTGCTCGTCGCCATGGCGAACGTGGCGCTCGGCCTGATCGTGCTGATCGCGCTCGTCACCACCTGGTGGTCCCTGCTCCTGCTCGCCGTGCTTGCCGGTGGACTGGCCCTCCTGGGCCGCTCGTACGCCCACTTCTTCCGGCAGCACCGCACCCTCGCCGACATCTACGACCTGACCCGGGCGATGACCCGTAGCGGTCAGGACGGCACTCTGGCGGACGTCATGCTCGGCCGGGTCCGGGCGCTGATGCAGGCCGAGTACGCCACCCTGTGGCTACCCGCCCAGGGTCGGCACCCCGAGGTGCTGCTCACCGCGCGGATCGACGATCCCGGCCTGCTCGATATCGACCGGACGCCTCCGGTCGTCCGTGCGCGCGCCCAGCAGGAGAAGCAGACCATCGCCGTCGGGAAGCGGCTTGAGGACGACGAGAAGATGCGGCCCGCCCTACGCGCGGCAGGGGTGAAGGACGTCATCGTCGCTCCGCTCCGCTCCGGGCAGGCGGTGATCGGGACGCTGGAGGTCGTCAACCGGCTCGGTGACACCACCCATTTCGTGCCGGGCGACGTACCCATCTTCGAGACGATCGCGGCGCACGCCGCGGTCGCGCTGGAGAACTCCCGGCTGGTCGACCGGTTGCGTCACGACGCGTACCACGACGGTCTGGTCAACCTTCCGAATCGCCGTCGGATGACCGAGGCGATGGAGGAGGCCGTACGGGTCCGGGCGCCGGGCGAGGTGGTCGCGATGCTCCTGTTCGACGTCGACGGGCTGCGGCAGGTCAACGAGACGCTCGGCCACGCCGCCGGGGACAAGGTGCTGACCGAGGTCGCCTCACGGTTGCGCTCCAGTGCCCCGGCCGCCGCCCTGGTCGGCCGGGTCGGCGGGGACGAGTTCCTGGTCATGCTCCGGGTGGAGAACGCCGAGACGGCCACCGAACTCGCGGCCGAACTGCGTGAACAGATCCAGGACCAGATGGTCTTCGGCACCCTGGTGCTCGACGTCGACACCGCGGTCGGGGTGGTGGTCCATCCGGACCACGGCAACGACCCGGAGACCCTGTTGCGCCGGGTCGACCTGGCGGCGACCGCCGCGAAGTCGACGCCGGGCAGCATCCAGCTGTTCAACCCGGCGCTGGAGTCCCGGTCCATGCACCGCCTTGGTCTCGCCGGTGACCTGCGTCGGGCGCTGGACAACAACGAGCTGGAGGTCTACTTCCAGCCGAAGGTGACCCTGGACGACCGGCGGCTGGTCGGGGTGGAGTGCCTGGCCCGTTGGGAGCATCCGGCGCACGGGCCGGTCTCACCGGAGGACTTCGTGGCGGTGGCCGAACACACCGGCCAGCTCGAACGGTTGACCGAGGCGGTGCTCCGGGAGGGACTGCGGCGCAGCCGGGACTGGACCGCTGGCGGCGGTGCGCTCGCCGTGTCGGTCAACCTCTCCGCCCGTACCCTCATTGACCAGCACTTCCCGGACCGGGTCCAGGAGCTGCTCACCGAGTACGGCGTCGCCCCCGAACTGCTGACCTTCGAAATCAAGGAAGCCGGGGTGCTGGACGGGACCAACCGCCCGATGCCGACCCTGCGCCGGCTGCGCGAGGTCGGGGTACGCCTCTCGGTCGACGACTTCGGCACCGGCTACTCGTCCCTGTCCTATCTGCGCCGGCTGCCGGTCGACGAGGTGAAGGTCGACCGCTCGTTCGTCCAGGGCATGGCGACCGATCCGGTGGACCTGGCGATCGTCAACGCGGTGGTGACGCTCTCCCAACAGTTCGGGCTCTCGGTCGTCGCCGAGGGTGTGGAGAGTGAGTTGACCCTCGAACTGTTGCAGGACATCGGCTGCCAGATCGGCCAGGGTTTCCTGTTCAGCCGGCCGCTGCCGTACGAGCGGTTGGAAGCCTGGTTCGGTGCCCAGGCGGAGCCGGAAACGTCGTCCAGCCACGACGTACGCCGGTTGCGCGCGGTGCCGTAG
- a CDS encoding YajQ family cyclic di-GMP-binding protein produces the protein MAANPSFDIVSKVDRQEIDNALHQTEKELGTRFDFRGTGAAISWSGEETVSLQAETEERVKAALDVFKEKLIKRNISMKSLDAGEARASGKTYKIDCKVIQGIDSDKAKAIGKKIRDEGPKGVQAQIQGDQLRVTGKKRDDLQAVITLLKGEDFGVALQFTNYR, from the coding sequence ATGGCAGCCAACCCGTCGTTCGACATCGTCAGCAAGGTCGACCGGCAGGAGATCGACAACGCCCTCCACCAGACGGAGAAGGAGCTCGGTACCCGCTTCGACTTCCGCGGCACCGGAGCGGCGATCTCCTGGTCGGGCGAGGAGACGGTCAGCCTGCAGGCGGAGACGGAGGAGCGGGTCAAGGCCGCGCTGGACGTATTCAAAGAGAAGCTGATCAAGCGGAACATCTCGATGAAGTCGCTGGACGCGGGCGAGGCGCGCGCCTCCGGCAAGACGTACAAGATCGACTGCAAGGTCATCCAGGGCATCGACTCGGACAAGGCCAAGGCGATCGGCAAGAAGATCCGGGACGAGGGCCCGAAGGGCGTACAGGCCCAGATCCAGGGTGACCAGCTGCGGGTCACCGGCAAGAAGAGGGACGACCTGCAGGCCGTGATCACGCTACTCAAGGGCGAGGACTTCGGCGTCGCCCTCCAGTTCACCAACTACCGGTGA